A DNA window from Massilia putida contains the following coding sequences:
- the nadA gene encoding quinolinate synthase NadA produces MNTTAPVKIFEYDRPIGGVCSTAEAWARTPSPLEIAEKTALKDRIRRLLKEREAVLVAHYYVDADLQDLAEETGGCVSDSLEMARFGRDHPAKTLVVAGVRFMGETAKILSPEKTILMPDLDATCSLDLGCPTDEFAAFCDQHPDRTVVVYANTSAAVKARADWMVTSSIGLDIVKYLHDQGKKILWAPDRHLGSYIQKQTGADMLLWQGSCLVHDEFKGIELDLLRAEYPHAKVLVHPESPEAVVAQADVVGSTTQLINAAQTIDATHFIVATDNGILHKMRMAAPGKTLIEAPTAGNSATCKSCAHCPWMAMNGLQNLADVLEATDGKNEIFVDPEIGKQAKRAIDRMLDFAAAKKAKALPTGSLEQEGNLFKGIGPA; encoded by the coding sequence ATGAATACCACTGCCCCCGTTAAGATCTTCGAATACGACCGGCCCATCGGCGGCGTCTGCTCGACCGCCGAGGCCTGGGCGCGCACCCCGTCGCCGCTGGAAATCGCGGAAAAGACCGCGCTGAAGGACCGCATCCGCCGCCTGCTGAAGGAACGCGAAGCCGTTCTCGTCGCCCACTACTATGTCGATGCCGACCTGCAGGACCTCGCCGAGGAAACGGGCGGCTGCGTGTCGGACTCGCTGGAGATGGCGCGCTTCGGCCGCGATCACCCGGCCAAGACGCTCGTCGTGGCCGGCGTGCGCTTCATGGGCGAGACCGCGAAGATCCTGAGCCCGGAAAAGACGATCCTGATGCCGGACCTGGACGCGACCTGCTCGCTGGACCTCGGCTGCCCGACCGACGAGTTCGCCGCGTTCTGCGATCAACACCCGGACCGCACGGTCGTCGTCTACGCGAACACGTCCGCCGCCGTGAAAGCGCGCGCGGACTGGATGGTCACGTCGTCGATCGGCCTGGACATCGTCAAATACCTGCACGACCAGGGCAAGAAGATCCTGTGGGCGCCGGACCGCCACCTCGGTTCGTACATCCAGAAGCAGACGGGCGCGGACATGCTGCTGTGGCAGGGTTCCTGCCTCGTGCACGATGAGTTCAAGGGCATCGAACTGGACCTGCTGCGCGCCGAATACCCGCACGCGAAAGTCCTCGTGCACCCGGAATCGCCGGAAGCCGTCGTCGCCCAGGCGGACGTCGTCGGCTCGACCACGCAGCTGATCAATGCGGCCCAGACGATAGATGCGACGCATTTCATCGTCGCGACCGACAACGGCATCCTGCACAAGATGCGCATGGCCGCGCCGGGCAAGACGCTGATCGAAGCCCCGACGGCCGGCAACAGCGCCACCTGCAAGAGCTGCGCGCACTGCCCGTGGATGGCCATGAACGGCCTGCAGAACCTGGCCGACGTGCTGGAAGCGACCGACGGCAAGAACGAAATCTTCGTCGATCCGGAGATCGGCAAGCAGGCCAAGCGCGCCATCGACCGCATGCTCGACTTCGCCGCCGCGAAGAAGGCGAAGGCGCTGCCGACCGGCTCGCTGGAACAGGAAGGCAACCTCTTCAAAGGAATCGGACCGGCATGA
- the nadC gene encoding carboxylating nicotinate-nucleotide diphosphorylase — translation MSNLRNPFATEGQFDEKLQAAFEQNLLAALLEDVGSGDLTGKLVPEEPRAKARVLVREQAVLCGAPWFEGVMLAVDQDIEIDWKYAEGDVMAADSIVCTIEGSPRSLLTAERAALNFLQLLSGVATATRTYVDVIAGTKGKILDTRKTLPGLRLAQKYAVRVGGGANQRMALYDGILIKENHIAAAGGITPALQAATALHAGVSIQIEVESIAELEEALAAGATSILLDNFDLGMMRDAVRINEGRALLEASGGINMQTVRAIAETGVDRISIGSLTKDVKATDYSLRIVG, via the coding sequence ATGAGCAACCTGCGCAACCCATTCGCCACCGAAGGCCAGTTCGACGAGAAACTGCAAGCCGCTTTCGAACAGAACCTGCTGGCCGCGCTGCTGGAAGACGTCGGCAGCGGCGACCTCACGGGCAAGCTCGTACCGGAAGAACCCCGCGCGAAGGCACGCGTGCTCGTGCGCGAGCAGGCCGTCCTGTGCGGCGCCCCCTGGTTCGAAGGCGTCATGCTGGCCGTCGACCAGGACATCGAGATCGACTGGAAGTATGCCGAGGGCGACGTGATGGCGGCCGACAGCATCGTCTGCACGATCGAAGGGTCGCCCCGTTCGCTGCTGACGGCGGAGCGCGCGGCGCTGAACTTCCTGCAACTGCTGTCCGGCGTCGCGACGGCCACGCGCACTTATGTGGACGTCATCGCCGGCACGAAGGGGAAGATCCTCGACACGCGCAAGACGCTGCCGGGCCTGCGCCTGGCGCAGAAATACGCCGTGCGCGTGGGCGGCGGCGCGAACCAGCGCATGGCGCTGTACGACGGCATCCTGATCAAGGAAAACCACATCGCGGCCGCGGGCGGCATCACGCCGGCGCTGCAGGCGGCGACCGCGCTGCATGCCGGCGTGTCGATCCAGATCGAGGTCGAGTCGATCGCCGAACTGGAAGAGGCGCTGGCTGCCGGTGCGACGTCTATCCTGCTCGACAATTTTGACCTGGGCATGATGCGCGACGCGGTCCGCATCAACGAAGGACGCGCGTTGCTGGAAGCGTCCGGCGGAATCAATATGCAGACGGTGCGGGCGATCGCGGAGACGGGTGTCGACCGCATCTCGATCGGCAGCCTGACCAAGGACGTCAAGGCGACCGATTACTCGCTGCGTATCGTCGGCTAA
- a CDS encoding DMT family transporter: protein MNQKLTPSTVLLLTVPPLLWAGNAIVGRLVRTAVPPMTLNLLRWAIALAVLLPLGWATLRKAGVLDAIRVRWRRYALLGLLGIGMYNSLQYLALQSSTPINVTLVASGMPVWMMLVGRLFYGMAVRTRQVVGALLSIVGVLVVLCRGDVDQLLALRLVAGDLYMILATIAWSFYSWMLLQPQDDPALRADWAAFLGTQVAYGLLWSGAFAGVEWAVGAPAIAWSWPVAAALLFVAVGPAVLAFALWGAGIRRAGPGIGAFFVNLTPLFTALLSSAFLGELPHAYHVLAFLLIVGGIVVSAKR, encoded by the coding sequence ATGAACCAGAAACTCACGCCCTCCACCGTCCTGCTGTTGACCGTCCCGCCGCTGCTGTGGGCCGGTAACGCCATCGTCGGACGGCTGGTGCGCACGGCCGTTCCGCCGATGACGCTGAACCTGCTGCGCTGGGCAATCGCACTGGCCGTGTTGCTGCCGCTGGGTTGGGCGACGCTGCGTAAGGCAGGCGTGCTGGATGCCATCCGCGTCCGCTGGCGCCGCTACGCCTTGCTGGGGCTGCTGGGCATCGGCATGTACAACTCGCTGCAATACCTGGCGCTGCAAAGCTCCACGCCCATCAACGTCACGCTCGTCGCCTCCGGCATGCCCGTGTGGATGATGCTCGTCGGCCGTCTGTTCTATGGCATGGCCGTGCGCACGCGCCAGGTGGTCGGGGCATTGCTGTCGATCGTCGGCGTGCTTGTCGTCCTGTGCCGCGGCGACGTCGACCAGTTGCTGGCCCTGCGCCTCGTCGCGGGCGACCTGTACATGATTCTCGCGACGATCGCGTGGTCGTTCTACAGCTGGATGCTGCTGCAGCCGCAGGACGACCCCGCGCTGCGTGCCGACTGGGCCGCGTTCCTCGGCACGCAGGTCGCGTACGGCCTGCTGTGGTCGGGCGCCTTTGCCGGCGTCGAATGGGCGGTGGGCGCGCCCGCCATCGCCTGGAGCTGGCCCGTCGCGGCCGCGCTGCTGTTCGTCGCCGTCGGCCCGGCCGTCCTCGCGTTCGCGCTGTGGGGCGCCGGCATCCGGCGCGCCGGGCCGGGCATCGGCGCGTTCTTCGTCAACCTGACGCCGCTGTTCACGGCGCTGCTGTCGTCCGCCTTCCTGGGCGAGCTGCCGCATGCGTATCACGTGCTGGCGTTCCTGTTGATCGTGGGCGGGATCGTCGTGTCCGCCAAGCGCTGA
- a CDS encoding alpha/beta fold hydrolase, which translates to MTKTLRSTGVKPWQAGALAAGIGLAASYFYVRSKTKQAEADNPPQGRFVKVDGVRLHYLERGTGPALVLLHGNGVLASDFQTSGLMDKAAEHYRVIAFDRPGFGYSERPRSKVWTPQAQARLLHHALQEIGVDSAIVLGHSWGTLVALSMALEVPDFVRGLVLMSGYYYPSLRADVPLLSSPAIPLVGDLMRYTVSPLITRMLWRPLTKRVFSPQPVDARFRELPVWMLLRPSQLRASAAETAMMVPAAVALAKRYPELKVPAVIMAGTQDKIVDFGHNSERLGERLPDSELRLQPGVGHMTHYAHPEKVLAAIEEIAGRVGESVYRRNPQAEALARASESGT; encoded by the coding sequence GTGACGAAAACCTTACGCAGCACCGGTGTCAAACCCTGGCAGGCCGGCGCGCTGGCCGCCGGCATCGGCCTCGCGGCCTCTTATTTTTATGTGCGTTCCAAGACGAAACAGGCCGAGGCGGACAACCCGCCCCAGGGCCGGTTCGTGAAAGTCGACGGCGTGCGCCTGCACTACCTGGAGCGCGGTACCGGTCCCGCACTCGTGCTGCTGCACGGGAATGGCGTGCTGGCCAGCGATTTCCAGACCAGCGGGCTGATGGACAAGGCGGCCGAGCACTATCGCGTGATCGCTTTCGACCGTCCCGGCTTCGGCTACAGCGAACGGCCGCGCAGCAAGGTGTGGACGCCGCAAGCCCAGGCGCGCCTGCTGCACCATGCGCTGCAGGAGATCGGTGTCGATTCGGCCATCGTGCTGGGGCACTCGTGGGGCACGCTCGTCGCGTTGTCGATGGCGCTGGAAGTCCCCGATTTCGTGCGCGGCCTCGTGCTGATGTCGGGCTATTACTACCCCAGCTTGCGGGCGGACGTGCCGTTGCTGTCCAGTCCCGCGATTCCGCTCGTGGGCGACTTGATGCGCTACACGGTGTCGCCGCTGATCACGCGCATGCTGTGGCGGCCGCTGACGAAGCGGGTGTTCTCGCCGCAGCCGGTCGATGCCCGCTTCCGCGAATTGCCGGTGTGGATGCTGCTGCGGCCGAGCCAGCTGCGCGCCAGCGCGGCGGAGACGGCGATGATGGTCCCGGCGGCGGTGGCGCTGGCCAAGCGTTATCCGGAACTGAAGGTGCCGGCCGTGATCATGGCCGGCACGCAGGACAAGATCGTCGACTTCGGCCACAACTCGGAGCGCCTGGGCGAGCGCTTGCCGGACAGCGAGCTGCGGTTGCAGCCCGGCGTCGGGCATATGACGCATTATGCGCATCCGGAGAAGGTCTTGGCCGCGATCGAGGAGATCGCGGGCCGGGTCGGAGAGTCCGTCTACCGCAGGAATCCGCAGGCGGAGGCGCTGGCCCGCGCCAGCGAGAGCGGCACGTAG
- a CDS encoding NAD-dependent protein deacetylase — MAEAFTIHDHAARIAAFLDRHPRALVLTGAGLSTASGIPDYRDRDGTRCGKPPIHGPDFRKSEAVQRRYWARSMIGWPVLAQARPNRGHQSIAGLERIGRIGSVLTQNVDGLHGQAGSHGVLELHGNIHTVVCLECSAVFPRAFVQAQLEDFNPQMTGANATPLPDGDASIEPAELAAFRLPYCTCCGGTLMPNVVFFGDNVPPARTAIALEQMERADALLVVGSSLMVYSGFRFCRMARAAGKPIAAINLGRTRADDLLDIKIEETAERVLPLALELLMQGSEHTGRDTPSIPLDGGIL; from the coding sequence ATGGCGGAAGCCTTTACCATCCACGACCACGCGGCGCGGATCGCCGCATTTCTGGATCGCCACCCGCGCGCCCTCGTGCTGACGGGCGCCGGCCTGTCGACCGCATCCGGCATTCCCGATTACCGCGATCGCGACGGCACCCGGTGCGGCAAGCCGCCCATCCACGGCCCGGATTTCCGCAAGTCCGAGGCCGTGCAGCGGCGTTATTGGGCGCGCAGCATGATCGGCTGGCCCGTGCTCGCGCAGGCCAGGCCCAACCGCGGTCATCAATCCATTGCCGGACTGGAGCGGATCGGACGCATCGGCTCCGTGCTGACGCAGAACGTCGACGGCCTACATGGCCAGGCCGGCAGCCATGGCGTGCTGGAGTTGCACGGCAATATCCATACGGTCGTGTGCCTGGAATGCTCGGCGGTCTTTCCGCGCGCGTTCGTGCAGGCCCAGCTGGAAGATTTCAATCCGCAGATGACGGGCGCGAACGCGACCCCGCTGCCCGATGGCGATGCGTCCATCGAGCCGGCGGAACTGGCTGCGTTCCGGCTGCCGTATTGCACGTGCTGCGGCGGCACCTTGATGCCGAACGTCGTCTTTTTCGGCGATAACGTCCCGCCGGCACGCACGGCCATCGCACTGGAACAGATGGAACGGGCGGATGCGCTGCTCGTGGTCGGATCGTCGCTGATGGTCTACTCGGGCTTCCGCTTTTGCCGCATGGCGCGGGCGGCCGGCAAGCCGATCGCTGCCATCAACCTCGGCCGCACGCGCGCCGACGACCTGCTCGACATCAAGATCGAGGAAACGGCCGAGCGCGTGCTGCCGCTCGCGCTGGAACTGCTCATGCAAGGTTCGGAACACACTGGAAGAGACACACCATCCATACCACTCGACGGGGGAATACTGTGA